One Marinobacter panjinensis DNA segment encodes these proteins:
- a CDS encoding carboxy terminal-processing peptidase, protein MSIAERFISRCSNSGKGGRAGKQAAVLTLMLALALPVSAKVDTDKVYEPVSPTVEQARANILIARQLQFTHFRDMSINDSLSGDVFDAYLEYLDGQRIYLTQKDIENFNAVRLGLGSALKTGQLQPGFDIYNLVQQRIIQRLEFALGIVDEGIDKLDFEAAESILLDRSEANWEADKEALDALWVKRIKNAVLAQRLNGTDDEGIEDALRRRYEGQLKRAYQARSEDAFQAYMNAFAGMWDPHTSYFSPRTSENFNINMSLSLEGIGAVLQSDNEYTKVVRLVPGGPASKQGQLEPADRIVSVKQEDESKAVNVIGWRLDEVVDLIRGPRESTVTLEVIPADAPDETVTETIAIKRDKVKLEEQSASSEVIEFDRGSDTFRIGVIHIPTFYADFKAMQNGDPNYKSTTRDVRKLIDELKAEGIDGVVMDLRNNGGGALHEANDLVGLFIEKGPTVQIRNSNNDVQVLNDEDPSVSYDGPLVVLVNRMSASASEIFAGAIQDYGRGLVVGSQTFGKGTVQAVRPLNHGQLKITQSKFYRVSGGSTQHKGVIPDIEIPSRVDKTRIGEDALDHALPWDQIEAVPHTRYFDFSSVIDELRTRHDNRFEDDPEFQLLQKEIEFLKQQREQTSVSLNIDDRKEYQSQIERTRLSIANARREIHGGDPFDSLEELDEWQDQQAADLDSTDEEMDFIVHEGGKIMADMLELDQRMASILDIKQITAQAQAR, encoded by the coding sequence ATGAGCATCGCGGAACGATTTATCAGCCGTTGCAGCAACTCCGGCAAGGGCGGCAGAGCCGGCAAACAGGCAGCCGTCCTGACCCTGATGCTGGCGCTCGCCCTGCCAGTGTCAGCCAAGGTGGATACCGACAAAGTCTACGAGCCTGTGTCCCCGACCGTGGAACAAGCCAGGGCGAACATCCTGATCGCGCGGCAATTACAATTTACCCACTTCCGCGACATGAGCATCAACGACTCTCTGTCCGGAGACGTGTTTGATGCCTACCTGGAATACCTCGACGGTCAGCGCATCTACCTGACGCAAAAAGACATCGAGAACTTCAACGCCGTACGGCTGGGGCTTGGCTCGGCCCTCAAAACGGGCCAGCTACAGCCCGGCTTCGATATTTACAACCTGGTGCAGCAACGGATTATCCAACGCCTTGAGTTCGCCCTGGGAATTGTCGATGAAGGTATCGACAAGCTCGACTTCGAAGCCGCTGAAAGCATCCTGCTGGACCGGTCCGAGGCGAATTGGGAAGCCGACAAGGAAGCGCTGGATGCCTTGTGGGTGAAGAGAATCAAGAACGCGGTGCTCGCCCAGCGCCTCAACGGCACTGACGATGAAGGCATTGAAGATGCCTTGCGCCGCCGCTACGAAGGCCAACTGAAGCGTGCCTACCAGGCCCGCAGTGAGGATGCCTTCCAGGCCTATATGAATGCCTTTGCCGGCATGTGGGACCCGCACACGTCGTACTTCTCACCGCGCACCTCCGAGAACTTCAACATCAACATGAGCCTTTCACTGGAAGGCATTGGCGCCGTGCTGCAGTCAGACAACGAGTACACCAAAGTGGTGCGCCTGGTGCCCGGCGGGCCAGCATCCAAGCAGGGCCAGCTTGAGCCCGCAGACCGCATTGTGTCGGTCAAACAGGAAGATGAGAGCAAGGCCGTAAACGTTATCGGCTGGCGCCTTGATGAAGTGGTGGACCTGATTCGTGGTCCCCGTGAGTCGACCGTTACCCTCGAAGTTATTCCCGCTGACGCCCCGGATGAAACCGTCACCGAGACCATCGCCATCAAGCGCGACAAGGTGAAGCTGGAAGAGCAAAGCGCCAGCAGCGAAGTGATTGAGTTCGATCGTGGCAGTGACACTTTCCGCATCGGCGTGATCCACATTCCCACCTTCTATGCCGATTTCAAGGCGATGCAGAACGGTGACCCGAACTACAAGAGCACCACCCGCGATGTCCGCAAACTGATCGATGAGCTCAAGGCTGAAGGTATTGACGGTGTAGTGATGGACCTCCGCAACAATGGCGGCGGCGCTCTTCACGAAGCCAACGACCTGGTCGGCCTGTTTATCGAGAAGGGCCCCACCGTTCAGATCCGCAACTCCAATAACGACGTGCAGGTACTGAACGACGAAGATCCCTCGGTTTCCTACGACGGCCCGCTGGTGGTTCTGGTCAATCGCATGAGTGCATCGGCATCAGAGATCTTTGCCGGCGCCATTCAGGACTATGGCCGGGGCCTGGTAGTAGGCTCCCAAACCTTCGGCAAGGGCACCGTTCAGGCAGTACGCCCGCTGAACCATGGCCAGTTGAAGATCACCCAGAGCAAGTTCTACCGGGTTTCCGGCGGCTCCACGCAACACAAAGGCGTGATTCCCGATATCGAGATCCCGTCAAGAGTGGACAAGACCCGCATCGGTGAAGATGCCCTGGATCATGCCCTGCCCTGGGACCAGATCGAAGCCGTACCCCACACCCGCTATTTTGACTTCAGCAGTGTGATTGACGAATTGCGCACACGCCACGACAACCGGTTTGAAGACGATCCGGAATTCCAGTTGCTGCAGAAAGAAATCGAATTTCTCAAGCAACAGCGGGAGCAGACGTCCGTCAGCCTCAACATCGACGACCGCAAGGAATATCAGTCACAGATTGAACGTACGCGCCTCAGCATTGCCAATGCCCGCCGCGAGATTCATGGTGGCGACCCGTTCGACAGCCTGGAAGAGCTGGACGAATGGCAGGACCAACAGGCAGCAGATCTGGACAGCACCGATGAGGAGATGGACTTCATTGTTCATGAAGGCGGCAAAATCATGGCCGACATGCTGGAACTGGATCAACGCATGGCCTCCATCCTGGACATCAAACAGATAACCGCTCAGGCCCAGGCGCGCTGA
- a CDS encoding acetyl-CoA C-acetyltransferase: MTTEAYIFDAVRTPRGRGKKDGSLHSVKPISLLTTVLKALQERNSLDTAQVDDIVMGCVTAVGDQGADIAKTAALAADWDEVVAGVTLNRFCASGLEAVNLAAMKVRSGWEDLVVAGGVEAMSRVPMGSDGGAWATDPATNLHTGFMPQGIGADLIATLEGFTREDVDGFAVRSQQKAANAWEKGYFAKSIVPITDQNGVMILDRDEHVRGNTTVESLSGLKPSFQMMGEMGFDGVAREKYHYVEKINHVHHAGNSSGIVDGATAMLIGSEAKGKAMGLKPRARILATAVTSTDPTIMLTGPAPAARKALEKAGMTADQIDLFEVNEAFASVVMRFQKELSVPDEKVNVNGGAIAMGHPLGATGAMILGTLLDELERRELRYGLATLCVGGGMGIATIIERV; this comes from the coding sequence ATGACCACCGAAGCCTATATCTTCGATGCCGTTCGCACGCCACGTGGACGCGGCAAGAAAGACGGTTCCCTGCACAGCGTCAAACCCATCTCGCTGCTGACCACCGTGCTCAAGGCACTGCAGGAAAGAAACAGCCTGGACACCGCCCAGGTTGACGATATCGTCATGGGCTGTGTCACCGCGGTTGGCGACCAGGGCGCGGATATTGCCAAAACTGCCGCCCTGGCAGCGGACTGGGACGAAGTGGTGGCAGGCGTCACGCTCAACCGCTTTTGCGCTTCCGGTCTTGAGGCCGTCAACCTGGCCGCCATGAAGGTGCGTTCCGGCTGGGAAGACCTGGTGGTTGCCGGTGGTGTCGAGGCCATGTCCCGGGTACCCATGGGGTCCGATGGCGGCGCCTGGGCAACCGACCCGGCCACCAACCTGCACACCGGCTTCATGCCCCAGGGCATCGGCGCGGACCTGATCGCCACCCTGGAGGGGTTCACCCGCGAAGACGTGGACGGATTTGCCGTCAGATCTCAGCAGAAGGCAGCCAACGCCTGGGAAAAGGGCTATTTTGCCAAATCCATCGTTCCCATCACCGACCAGAATGGCGTGATGATCCTGGACCGCGACGAACATGTTCGCGGCAACACCACCGTGGAATCCCTCTCCGGCCTCAAGCCCTCCTTCCAGATGATGGGCGAAATGGGTTTTGACGGTGTCGCCCGGGAAAAATACCACTACGTGGAGAAGATCAACCACGTCCACCACGCCGGCAACTCCTCTGGCATCGTGGATGGTGCGACCGCCATGCTGATCGGCAGCGAAGCCAAGGGCAAGGCCATGGGTCTCAAACCACGCGCCCGCATCCTGGCAACTGCGGTCACCAGTACCGACCCCACCATCATGCTGACTGGACCTGCGCCGGCGGCCCGCAAGGCACTGGAAAAAGCCGGCATGACGGCGGACCAGATTGACCTGTTTGAAGTGAACGAAGCCTTTGCCTCAGTGGTCATGCGCTTCCAGAAGGAACTGTCGGTTCCCGACGAGAAAGTGAACGTTAACGGCGGCGCCATCGCCATGGGCCACCCCCTGGGCGCCACCGGTGCCATGATTCTGGGCACCCTGCTCGACGAACTGGAGCGGAGAGAACTGCGCTACGGCCTGGCCACCCTGTGTGTGGGTGGCGGAATGGGTATTGCCACCATCATTGAGCGCGTCTGA
- a CDS encoding DUF349 domain-containing protein, giving the protein MAAFIQKLFRTRKANTTPPPAAAVRREPTPEDLEKVSRQDDKREQQAKMLKSAPSEAQLEELATVGMTAGIRVEAAEALADKAALQRVQKLAKGKDKGVYQAVRQKLQHIRNEEEQQQKLAETIQTLVRNATEQARSDDTKLYEARLEALLQKWADVESRASREQTTDFLQAVHQCRERLHEMHAEKELLKQQQEQRSQRAETLSLLESTLDELKQQDPDLEPSLASLDALQKTQENRWLEATRDTQVDKQEQKSYENLMQSLRAYISAVKRLGQHREEIIALQTPAEGEPEDETAASKAKEILEAVEWPKDFRRPSLLDALYRIAGKPRPAKTEKPDTEEQKHLADSLRQTLDKLDAALEAKQLKESRQLFKAAQQALKRLDHRHSKPLQPRIHLLGGQLRELTDWQGFATRPKQISLCEQMEYLAEQPIEPEAKAERIKELQNEWRDLGGSSDRDLWSRFKQASDLAYEPCKAYFSAKSGLKKANLETRKTICEQLRTFLDNADWHAIDWKAAERIHQTAREEWKAAWPVEFRDNRPVQKQFDDLLKQLEQPLDEERKKNEALKQGIVERAEALIDHEPLGEAMNQAKSLQSEWTGIGITRHREDRKLWQAFRKACDQIFARRDAHKNEQEQLAREADEKAEPVLATSSSLGADAGIDTLQATLTELNTLKSEPLSAGTREQVSNERSRLSALASNRQLQEQIETWKHWITARSTSTLDSNALPDHWAGLAANVGQPDPVELVIRAEILAEVPSPDEDQGRRMEIQVQRLAEGMGNSASDNDKSQQLEMLVANWCVVQPVDVVSEPLALRLGRALEAVLGRKG; this is encoded by the coding sequence ATGGCTGCATTCATCCAGAAACTGTTCAGAACCCGCAAGGCCAACACAACGCCGCCTCCTGCTGCTGCAGTTCGACGGGAACCAACGCCTGAAGACCTGGAGAAGGTGAGCAGACAGGACGACAAACGTGAGCAGCAGGCAAAGATGCTCAAGTCCGCACCTTCCGAAGCTCAGCTTGAAGAGCTGGCAACCGTCGGCATGACGGCCGGCATCCGTGTGGAAGCTGCCGAAGCGTTGGCCGACAAAGCCGCGCTGCAACGTGTCCAGAAGCTTGCCAAGGGAAAGGACAAAGGGGTCTACCAGGCGGTACGCCAGAAGCTCCAGCACATTCGTAATGAAGAGGAGCAGCAACAGAAACTGGCCGAAACCATACAGACACTGGTGCGCAATGCCACCGAACAGGCACGCAGTGACGACACGAAACTGTATGAAGCCCGCCTGGAAGCTCTGCTGCAGAAATGGGCCGACGTTGAGTCCCGGGCCTCCCGGGAGCAGACCACCGATTTCTTGCAGGCAGTGCACCAGTGCCGTGAACGCCTCCATGAAATGCACGCTGAAAAAGAACTGCTCAAGCAACAGCAGGAACAGCGGAGCCAGCGGGCAGAAACCCTGTCCCTGCTGGAGAGCACCCTTGATGAACTGAAACAGCAGGATCCGGACCTGGAGCCTTCTCTGGCCTCCCTCGACGCCCTGCAGAAAACCCAGGAAAACCGCTGGCTGGAAGCAACCCGGGACACCCAGGTCGACAAGCAGGAACAGAAATCCTACGAGAACCTGATGCAGTCACTGCGAGCCTATATTTCCGCCGTCAAACGCCTGGGCCAGCATCGGGAAGAGATCATCGCACTGCAGACCCCTGCCGAAGGTGAACCCGAGGATGAGACTGCCGCCAGCAAGGCCAAGGAGATCCTGGAAGCTGTAGAGTGGCCAAAGGACTTCCGTCGCCCCTCCCTGCTGGACGCCCTTTACCGTATCGCCGGCAAGCCCCGCCCGGCAAAAACCGAAAAGCCGGACACCGAAGAGCAGAAACACCTGGCCGATTCGTTGCGACAGACACTGGACAAGCTGGACGCTGCCCTGGAAGCCAAACAGCTGAAGGAATCCCGCCAGCTTTTCAAAGCCGCGCAACAGGCGCTCAAACGTCTGGACCACCGCCACAGCAAACCCTTGCAACCGAGAATTCACCTTCTGGGCGGGCAGCTCCGGGAATTGACCGACTGGCAGGGCTTTGCAACCCGCCCCAAACAGATTTCCCTGTGCGAGCAAATGGAATATCTGGCAGAGCAACCGATAGAACCGGAAGCCAAAGCCGAACGAATCAAGGAACTGCAGAACGAATGGCGCGACCTTGGCGGCTCATCGGACCGCGACTTGTGGTCACGCTTCAAGCAGGCTTCGGATCTGGCCTATGAGCCCTGCAAGGCCTATTTCTCTGCAAAATCCGGCCTGAAAAAAGCAAACCTTGAGACCCGTAAAACAATTTGCGAGCAACTCCGCACCTTCCTCGACAATGCGGACTGGCACGCCATCGACTGGAAAGCCGCCGAACGCATCCATCAGACCGCCCGGGAAGAGTGGAAAGCGGCCTGGCCGGTAGAATTCCGTGACAATCGCCCGGTACAGAAACAGTTCGATGATCTGCTCAAGCAACTGGAACAGCCCCTGGACGAAGAGCGCAAGAAAAACGAAGCGCTCAAACAGGGAATCGTGGAACGTGCTGAGGCCCTGATTGATCACGAGCCCCTTGGTGAGGCCATGAACCAGGCCAAATCCCTGCAAAGCGAGTGGACCGGCATCGGCATCACCCGTCATCGTGAAGACCGGAAGCTGTGGCAGGCGTTTCGCAAGGCCTGCGACCAGATTTTTGCGCGCCGCGATGCCCATAAGAATGAGCAGGAACAACTTGCCCGGGAGGCGGATGAAAAAGCGGAACCGGTGCTTGCCACCAGCAGTTCGCTTGGCGCCGATGCCGGCATCGATACCTTGCAGGCTACCCTGACCGAGCTGAATACTCTCAAGAGCGAGCCTCTGTCAGCGGGGACCAGGGAACAGGTCAGCAACGAACGCAGCCGACTTTCCGCGCTTGCCTCCAACCGCCAATTGCAGGAGCAGATTGAAACCTGGAAGCATTGGATAACGGCCAGAAGCACCAGCACCCTGGACAGCAATGCATTGCCTGACCACTGGGCCGGGCTCGCCGCGAATGTGGGGCAACCGGACCCGGTAGAACTGGTTATCCGCGCCGAAATACTGGCGGAGGTTCCCTCCCCGGACGAAGACCAGGGCCGCCGTATGGAGATCCAGGTTCAGCGACTTGCCGAAGGGATGGGTAACTCGGCGTCCGACAACGACAAGTCACAACAACTGGAAATGCTGGTTGCAAACTGGTGCGTTGTGCAACCAGTGGATGTGGTAAGCGAGCCCCTGGCCCTGCGCCTTGGGCGAGCACTGGAGGCTGTGCTGGGGCGTAAGGGTTAG
- the mtnA gene encoding S-methyl-5-thioribose-1-phosphate isomerase, with translation MSKTTGSSGKRSIGTVAIRWHGGSLELLDQRLLPDEEHWITLEGASGVAQCIRDMVVRGAPAIGISAAYGVALAARHAGGGDWKAEIKQAIRELAASRPTAVNLFWALQEMEREFAGCHSLDEAVKRLAKTAERIHEDDLAANLAMADNALEHMAADKPFSVLTHCNTGALATGGYGTALGVIRRLHEAKLLKDVFADETRPWLQGSRLTAWELSRDGIPVTLNADGAAAAIMAAGKVRWVIVGADRITANGDVANKIGTYSLAVLARHHKVGFMVVAPSSTVDMSLESGKDIPIEEREGSELRQIRGVAIAPAGVKVFNPVFDVTPASLIDVIVTEKGVVSTPNVTGMWSLFD, from the coding sequence ATGAGCAAAACCACTGGTTCATCCGGTAAACGTTCCATTGGAACCGTGGCCATACGCTGGCATGGCGGCAGTCTAGAACTGCTGGATCAGCGGCTGCTGCCCGACGAGGAGCACTGGATTACGCTGGAGGGCGCCTCCGGTGTTGCCCAGTGTATTCGGGACATGGTGGTGAGAGGTGCCCCGGCCATTGGCATAAGCGCCGCCTATGGAGTGGCCCTGGCCGCCCGCCATGCCGGCGGTGGTGACTGGAAAGCCGAGATCAAGCAAGCCATACGCGAATTGGCCGCATCGCGGCCGACAGCGGTCAACCTGTTCTGGGCGCTGCAGGAAATGGAACGTGAATTCGCCGGTTGTCACTCCCTGGATGAAGCTGTGAAACGGCTTGCCAAAACCGCTGAACGCATTCATGAGGACGATCTGGCCGCCAACCTGGCCATGGCCGATAATGCCCTGGAACACATGGCTGCCGACAAGCCGTTTTCTGTACTCACCCACTGCAATACCGGCGCCCTGGCCACCGGCGGTTATGGTACCGCGCTGGGCGTAATCCGTCGGCTCCATGAGGCGAAACTGCTCAAGGACGTGTTTGCGGATGAGACCCGCCCCTGGCTGCAGGGCAGCAGACTGACCGCCTGGGAACTGTCACGGGATGGTATTCCTGTCACTCTGAACGCAGACGGTGCGGCGGCTGCAATTATGGCTGCGGGTAAAGTGCGCTGGGTGATCGTCGGTGCCGACCGGATTACCGCCAATGGTGACGTTGCCAATAAAATTGGCACCTACAGCCTCGCGGTGCTGGCTCGCCACCACAAAGTGGGGTTTATGGTGGTGGCACCGTCCAGTACCGTCGACATGTCGCTGGAGTCCGGCAAGGATATCCCCATTGAAGAACGCGAAGGCTCAGAGCTCAGGCAGATCAGGGGAGTGGCCATTGCGCCGGCCGGGGTCAAAGTATTCAACCCGGTATTCGATGTGACGCCGGCAAGTCTGATTGACGTAATCGTGACCGAGAAGGGGGTTGTCAGCACGCCCAATGTGACCGGAATGTGGTCGCTATTCGACTGA
- a CDS encoding regulatory protein RecX: protein MGKASNQDDQDYKARSAALRLLARREHSRLELSLKLRQRKIESDVIERVLDDYEAEGWLSDERFADVYARQRMDLGYGPLRILAELQQRGIHTTPDCLRELTDADWVERATLLREKRFGLSDISEDWDEKVRQARFLARRGFASDQVESALERRL from the coding sequence ATGGGAAAAGCATCAAATCAGGATGATCAGGATTACAAGGCTCGCTCTGCTGCGTTGCGGCTGTTGGCCCGCAGGGAACACAGCCGGCTCGAATTGTCGCTGAAGCTCAGGCAGAGGAAGATCGAATCCGACGTAATAGAGCGGGTTCTGGATGACTATGAGGCGGAAGGCTGGTTGAGCGATGAGCGATTTGCTGATGTCTATGCGCGTCAGCGAATGGACCTGGGGTACGGGCCGCTCAGGATTCTGGCGGAGCTCCAGCAACGGGGCATACACACAACACCGGATTGTCTCCGTGAGTTGACCGATGCCGACTGGGTCGAACGGGCCACGCTGCTGCGGGAGAAGCGGTTCGGTCTGAGTGATATCAGTGAAGACTGGGATGAAAAGGTACGCCAGGCACGGTTTCTGGCAAGAAGAGGATTTGCTTCCGATCAGGTCGAGTCGGCGCTGGAGCGGCGTTTATAG
- a CDS encoding helix-turn-helix transcriptional regulator, with the protein MADKEEDRNRARQLEGMLMDAMHAMRSMEEVGHVQGAEGQEENKGSESLIDRIAGLTGSALRFAAKSTDTSLKVGRALMNSQDQLRMMLAAGNSLKDIREVAGLTRSEMSEALNLKDKSVLEAIENGTTTLSFELILRLAALIARNDPIPFILRTTRNYNPEVWRILNDWGIGRLPLQFERERQFINIFRSHDDARTLSDEGFRKVLDFTRQSFEMSLHFIEEQEKEMAELRAQKDDSVE; encoded by the coding sequence ATGGCTGACAAGGAAGAAGACCGGAACAGGGCACGCCAGCTGGAAGGTATGCTGATGGACGCCATGCATGCCATGAGGTCCATGGAAGAGGTAGGACATGTTCAGGGTGCCGAAGGTCAGGAGGAAAACAAGGGGTCCGAGTCACTCATTGACCGCATTGCCGGCCTCACAGGATCAGCACTACGCTTCGCCGCCAAATCCACGGATACCTCTCTGAAAGTCGGCCGCGCACTGATGAACTCCCAGGATCAGCTTCGCATGATGCTGGCAGCAGGCAACTCCCTGAAAGACATCCGCGAAGTGGCCGGGCTGACCCGGTCGGAAATGAGCGAAGCCCTGAATCTGAAAGACAAATCGGTTCTCGAGGCCATTGAAAACGGCACTACCACACTGTCATTTGAGCTGATACTGCGCCTGGCAGCGCTGATAGCACGTAACGACCCGATTCCGTTTATTCTTCGCACCACCCGCAATTACAACCCCGAGGTCTGGCGAATACTCAACGACTGGGGCATTGGCCGACTACCGCTGCAATTCGAGCGGGAGCGCCAGTTCATCAATATCTTCCGCAGCCATGACGACGCCCGCACCCTCTCTGACGAGGGTTTCCGGAAGGTTCTGGATTTCACCCGTCAGAGTTTCGAAATGTCGCTGCACTTTATCGAAGAGCAGGAAAAGGAAATGGCGGAGCTGCGGGCGCAAAAGGACGACTCAGTCGAATAG
- a CDS encoding 3-hydroxyacyl-CoA dehydrogenase NAD-binding domain-containing protein, whose product MSAIHYDLGSDQILTLTIDMPGQSANTMNADFRTGLTETVGKVKNDLDNIRGIIITSAKKTFFAGGDLKELHKVTREDAAAFEDMVNGLKAEMRALETSGKPIVAAINGSALGGGLEICLACHHRVVMDDDKIQLGLPEVTLGLLPGGGGTQRLPRMIGLEAAFPFLMEGKKVNPKAALKAGIVDELASSADDMMAKARTFIEANPKCQQPWDQKGFKFPGGAPHHPAMAEKLAIAPAMLKQKTKGCYPAPERILSAAVEGAQVDFDNASLIETRYFAELVTGQVAKNMTGTFWFQLNAVNAGESRPAGVEKETFRKVGVLGAGMMGAGIAYSTATRGIDVVLKDVSTENADKGKAYSEKLLAKKVSRGRMTEEQKAEVLNRIKATGSADDLEDCDLVIEAVFEDSELKAKVTQEAEAKLVNNGIFASNTSTIPITQLAEASAKPANFIGLHFFSPVDKMQLVEIIVGAKTSDDTLARAFDYVQQIGKIPIVVNDSRGFFTSRVFGTFVNEGIAMLGEGIHPSSIENAGVLAGMPVGPLAISDEVSMTLMQHIRDQSRKDTEAAGNTWKAHPAEAVIDQMVGSHNRKGKAAGAGFYDYPDSGKKHLWPELENLFVDLEKARNTDLQDLKDRILFIQAIETVRCLEEGVLRTVEDANIGSIFGIGFAPWTGGAIQFINQYGVRAFAERAKNLAERFGERFTPPALLLENAETNKNFI is encoded by the coding sequence ATGAGCGCCATTCACTACGACCTGGGTTCAGACCAGATCCTGACCCTGACCATCGACATGCCCGGCCAGTCCGCCAACACCATGAACGCCGACTTCCGCACGGGGCTGACGGAGACCGTTGGCAAGGTTAAAAATGATCTCGACAACATTCGCGGCATTATTATTACATCCGCCAAGAAAACCTTCTTTGCCGGCGGCGACCTGAAAGAACTTCACAAGGTCACGCGGGAAGACGCAGCAGCCTTTGAAGACATGGTTAACGGCCTCAAAGCTGAAATGCGCGCACTGGAAACCAGCGGCAAGCCCATTGTCGCGGCCATCAATGGCTCCGCCCTGGGCGGCGGTCTGGAAATCTGCCTGGCCTGCCACCACCGCGTGGTGATGGATGACGACAAGATCCAGCTGGGCCTGCCTGAAGTCACCCTGGGCCTGCTTCCTGGCGGTGGCGGCACCCAGCGGCTGCCCCGGATGATCGGCCTCGAGGCTGCCTTCCCTTTCCTGATGGAAGGCAAAAAGGTGAATCCGAAAGCCGCGCTCAAGGCCGGTATTGTCGATGAACTGGCCTCATCCGCCGATGACATGATGGCGAAAGCCCGGACCTTTATCGAAGCCAACCCGAAATGCCAGCAGCCCTGGGACCAGAAAGGCTTCAAATTCCCCGGCGGCGCCCCCCATCACCCGGCCATGGCAGAGAAACTGGCCATTGCTCCGGCAATGCTGAAACAGAAGACCAAAGGCTGCTACCCCGCACCTGAACGTATACTGTCCGCGGCCGTGGAAGGTGCGCAGGTGGATTTCGATAACGCCAGTCTGATCGAAACCCGTTATTTTGCAGAGCTTGTTACCGGCCAGGTCGCCAAGAACATGACCGGCACCTTCTGGTTCCAGCTCAATGCGGTGAATGCCGGTGAAAGCCGGCCCGCAGGCGTGGAAAAGGAAACCTTCCGCAAGGTGGGCGTTCTCGGTGCCGGCATGATGGGCGCCGGCATTGCCTACTCTACCGCCACCCGCGGTATTGACGTGGTGCTCAAGGACGTTTCCACGGAAAACGCCGACAAGGGCAAAGCCTATTCCGAGAAACTGCTGGCCAAGAAAGTCAGCCGCGGGCGTATGACCGAAGAGCAGAAAGCCGAGGTGCTGAACCGCATCAAGGCCACCGGCTCCGCCGACGATCTTGAAGATTGCGATCTCGTCATCGAAGCCGTGTTCGAAGACAGCGAACTGAAAGCAAAGGTGACTCAGGAAGCGGAAGCGAAGCTTGTTAACAACGGCATCTTTGCGTCCAACACCTCCACCATTCCCATTACACAGCTTGCGGAAGCGTCAGCCAAACCGGCCAATTTCATTGGCCTGCACTTCTTCTCCCCGGTGGACAAGATGCAGCTGGTGGAAATCATCGTGGGCGCCAAAACCTCCGATGACACCCTGGCCCGCGCCTTTGATTACGTCCAGCAGATCGGCAAGATTCCCATTGTCGTGAACGACAGCCGTGGTTTCTTCACCTCCCGGGTCTTCGGCACCTTCGTGAACGAAGGCATCGCCATGCTGGGCGAAGGCATTCACCCTTCCAGCATCGAGAACGCAGGTGTTCTGGCCGGCATGCCTGTGGGGCCACTGGCGATCTCGGATGAAGTCAGCATGACCCTGATGCAGCACATCCGTGACCAGAGCAGGAAAGACACCGAGGCAGCCGGTAATACCTGGAAGGCGCACCCGGCGGAGGCAGTGATTGACCAGATGGTCGGAAGCCACAACCGCAAGGGCAAGGCTGCCGGTGCCGGGTTCTATGACTATCCCGACTCCGGCAAGAAACACCTGTGGCCGGAACTGGAAAACCTGTTTGTGGATCTGGAAAAGGCCCGAAATACGGATCTGCAAGACCTGAAAGACCGCATTCTGTTCATTCAGGCAATTGAAACCGTTCGCTGCCTTGAGGAAGGCGTGCTCCGCACCGTAGAAGATGCCAACATCGGCAGCATTTTCGGTATCGGCTTTGCGCCCTGGACCGGCGGCGCCATCCAGTTTATCAACCAGTATGGTGTGAGAGCCTTCGCAGAACGGGCAAAAAATCTCGCGGAGCGATTTGGTGAGCGTTTCACGCCACCGGCCCTGTTGCTGGAAAATGCAGAAACCAACAAAAACTTCATCTGA